GTAAAAGCATTAATAACACAAACATTATTCTGAAATGGATTAGCGAACAATGCCCTCAAGAAATCAATTTAACCCGATTTGTTCGACTAACAGAATATTGTCAATCTCTTAATGGCTCACTTATCTGAACTGACTTACTTTAAGAATAGATGATCtaataaattctaaataaaaaattattgtgatTGAAAGACTTAGGAACAAGTATCTTTTAGTTAATACAGTTAACTGAACTCTCTTCTAAATTAGTATTGTATCGAGTAATGTTCTACTTCTCTCTCATGTTGTCTAATAATTGAATAATGAATCTGGCAAGAATAAAATAGCAAGAATTACGACAGAAATAAACTATGGGTTCCGACTAGTGTgattttatatagcaaaagacttgttaaaagaaatgaagtaaaagattacgTATCAACATTTTGAAAGTTGTTGGATTCGAAAGATGTGAAAGACCTTGAGCCTATTTTTAGGGATATtaagtcttaaaaattcattaattcgtaAATTCAGGAATTTAGGACGTTTTTAAGAATATAATGGAATTTTTACGaaataaattcctaaaaaaaagGCCTTGAATATAGCCTATAGTTATACTGCCGCATACAAAAGGATAAAGCGTTCTTGATTTTACTCGTTAGGTGATCAGGATCGAATTATTATCAACAGACATTATTACAAGATTATTCTTGTGttcgaatttttggaaaaccaTAATCTTGCGACAAAAATCAAGCAACTtcattcttgaaaattttgctAGGTGCTAAACCGTGTAAGTATTTACACGAAAGACGAAAAGCACAACAATTATAGGCACATGAATGACCTTATCCAGTGGATAATATCCATGAACAagttttaattataattaaatgttCGACTATATACAATTGTCTAAGGCTTATTAACTTTCCCACCTAGTCTAGCTTTTCTTATTCTTTCAAATTAAGAACTTTCgacaatttgaaacaaaatcttttacttcattgactGTAGTCAACATCCTTTTAACTGTATAAGATCGCATTGAAGAAAGAGCTTATTTAATGACATCCGTCTATAAAAGGTTAATTATTAGAACATTTATGAAGAAACCGCAAAGCACAGATCTACACGATCGAAATGTGCGTATAAAGTATATAATACTTTCAATTCATTCCAATAACCTAGTCGCAGAATTAATTTATGGATatggaattttttgaaattaaaaaatttattaattttcatgGTTCatcataaatataattttgtttttaagaaaaacgatataaaacagaaaagaagAGCGGAGAAAGGAGACGTTCCATTATGTTAATGATATCTCTCTCTTTATAAGACTTTATATATAATACCATATAATACCAATGTTATCAATATTAAACTCATGTCTATATTGTACCTACTACaaatcaacattttctgttccaTTAAAAGGGAAACCAATACGTATCACATACGCTGTGTTTACATTATATTAAAATCATTggagaaaattcaaaagtaAACTTATTTGTTTTTCTCGTCACACATTACACTGGGTGCACTCACTCACGAGACATTTTGTGTATGGACaatataacatttttcttttattgattttacgAGAAAATATACGTTTCGCTCTGTTCGTACATAAAGTGACCATaaaaaaagtaggaaattgtGGAAATAAATGATAACAATTTAGGTGGATGTTTGTTTACACAGAAAGTGTAAATATTGGTATTTGATGGACAGTACTTTGatgataaatgaaaatcctATAACATTATAGTCGGattgacaataaaatttgatgaaatgagTTGGCTTGGGACGGATATAATTGCAATAAGCGAAGAAACGTGTATTTAATAATAGAACTTTTGTAAGTTTTGTAACAACTATTGACGACCGGGACGACCTGCATCGAAATATGTCCATCAAACGAACAAATGATGAAGACCGGTTGTCGATTTCAATATTAATATATTGAATATATGTCTAGATAAATGTTAAATCATTAAATTGGTGTGTCATTTGTAAATTGAGGCGATGATAGTTGAAATATTGGTTTTTCTAATCTTGCATCGTCTTTATAACAAgaagtatttttattgaatatgTTGTAATTTTGGCACATTTAATGTTTACCATCAAATGCAAATATCGTTACACATTCAAATAATGTACGTTGTTAACACAGACGACAACAGAATATACACGGTACAGCTAACATTCATCttatttaatatttgaatCGTCTTAAagcaaacacaaaaataataattacttGTTTTTCGTCAAAAGCTTGTTGAACGTTGAACTTCCAATGAacatcaattcaaatttgCATTAAATTAATAACACATATAGAATTTTTGGACACATACACTCATCCAATACGAATTTATTCCACGTTTCACAACAAGCCGGCAACAAACAAAATccccaacaaacaaaagtagaaattatcaaaatcgTACCACAAATACAGATCCTATCAAGCACAAAATATGTTCATAAATTAGATGCAATAAGTGTATGTAGTACACACTTTTCACTTTCGAGTATTATTTCACTTAAACGATAATTTTAGTCGAAAATGCCACAAGAAACCGCATCATACTAAGTGTGGTAACGTAAACCACCGCGATATTTATAGCAAACTGAACTAAGTAGCGAGAACAAATCAACTTAAAAGCAAGTTAGACCCCAATATATTTCTTTCATAGACGCATGGAGCATTTTATACTCTGGAGAGAGAGGATGTTGTAAGTTTAGTTGGtgtttgaaaacattttgcgaATGTATATATGAATGCTTATGACTGACTTTGGAGCCACTTAAAGAATTGTATGTATAAATAATGTACACAGAGAGCTATAGGTACATCGGATTgtatgatattttttttttttgctttttaaatTAAGCCGGCCAACAGTTGgtcatatttcaatatttatattcTTGCTGGTAAACAagcaaaggaaagaaactctCATAAAATCGGTCGTTCATGGAAAagcagaaaataattttaatttcaattaattatcatttttccTTTGACCTTTCATTGATAGATGGCAAAGGTAATCATAACACCGCCATAATTAGCGTGTCTAATTCTACTTTTGTTCttagtattttcaacagactGAAACGAAATGTCTTATTTCTTCTACAGATCTACTCATGTTGTGGGTATAAAATACTTGGCAGtaacaaaccaattttctaagattttcgtcatcattttcgtttcattttatgatGAATATACTCATCACAGCACAACGCAATGGAAAAAACTGTGTGTAGAAAAATGTTCTATATATGCGTATGTAAATACGCGTCGTGTTGAATCTAAACATCTTAAAGCCAATATCCATACATACATTTGCTTTGCCGGAGAAGAGTAAAAGATTCTCATTGTAATATACGGAGCCACAATATCTCAGATCTTATGGTATTTTCGATGTGTTCGTATAATGAAGGCGGCATATTCTTTATGAAGTCTACAATGTAAATGAGATGCAAAAACATGTGTTAGACAGATATGCGCCAAACTATCACCATTTACTGTATGTATATGACAATAATGAAGTCTTATTCATCATTTTAATATGTAATAAACACACGACGATAATCGATTTCTGTGATAAACTAATCATAGCTTTCACTGTTTGAACTAATTATACGCATGCATATCATATACGAGAGAACGAGTTTATAGTTTAGGATAAACAAATTAGCACGTGCTTTTTTATGTATATTCGATCTTTTAGTTTTCAGTAGTTTTAAATTGGaagttatttacattttcggTTAATGAGGGTAATTGACCTGGATAAGTTCTAATTAACATTGTAATCACACTCGATTAGTAAAACTATATGAACAGCTGGTATGGAGTGTTTGAGTATTTGAGGCACTGATTAAATGAAACGAATCAAAAGTTAGGTGGTAGGAGTCTAAGCAAAACACCATTGAAATTCCTTCGTGTAGGTGATGAAACCAGCGAGTCATCTGGCAACACAGTGGAACGATGAGTTCCAGTTAGAGTACTCTTATAAAGTAAAACTCACGAAACAAATGATTTTACCCTTGgcttttaacaaaagaagtaaccgACGTTAAACGAAAGAAGGAAGCGATTTGTGATATAACTTATTTCTCTTTGAACTCGAGTAACTTCACACAAACCATTACAAATCGAATAATGAGATTCGAACAATCGACAGTATTTCAACTTCATATCGAGGCCATTAGCAACGActgaaacaataatttttaattaaactccgccacgtttgtttgtttattccGATTTATATACAGGCCACTACCCTAATTACATATTAACCGTTAATTTACAAgcgaaaatcaaagaaaagaaaaaattaaagagaaaaagaTCTTACATCCATTGATCAGACTGTAACTCGTAAATCTCGTAGAGTTCTTAAGCACAGAAAAATTCGGTTCCAGCATGTCAATCGAAGAATAATATTCATTGTGATTGCTCTGAAGTCTATACATAGGGGAATTGCGCtgaatgtttgattttttgttgaacggTAGGTAAAAAGTTCGCTAGTTGCGGGTGACTCGAGATGGGCGATTAAAGTTGAGTGCAGAGCTCAGGGTTGAGTCGATGTTACCGTGAACCAGTTTATGGGGCAAAAATTCGTCGAGCTGTAGTCGACGCGTTTCGAGTGATTGTAAGTTCAGTTGCTTCAGTCGAGTGTGATAATCCGGTTTTATCCAATGGAATTTGTAGTAGATCATGCGGGTGAATTTTCGCTGTACTCTTTCAATACTGTCACTGTACATGTTGTAGATGGGATTCCAGATGGATCAGCAGTATTCCAATCTGCTTCGCACGTATGCACTGTACAGCACGATGAGACTTTTCGGTGACCTGAAGCATTTGGTTGATCGGAAAATGAAACCAAGCATTTTGTAGGCCTTTATAGGCCTATATGACATTATCGATGTGTTTCTTCAAGCTGAATTTGTCGTCGAATATTAACGTATAACTAGATCGAGAACAATAGTAATACCATAATCAATTCACGCAAATAATGAATATTCAGGCCGCCAACAATCGATATATACAATACTAAGGGATGTAATTGATAGTACACTATGTAGTATGTACCTGCTTCTAAATCATTGTTTTCCACAGGAATCCATACTAGGGTAATAGTAGATTTTATATTGTATTGTGTGCTATGCTATATACATGACGTACATAAGAGTACACAAATTTACCCTAAAGgttttgcaagcaaaattatatcactagaaaaagagatATTTTCctactgcgataaaatacctcactgatataaggctgtatacAAGAGACTCGTACTAATACTCGCGCAAGCGCTCGTATACTTCTCTTATATGCAGCCTTAttgcagtaatgtactattacatcaTTGTTcgcacatttttattttgacctAAAAATTTTCACCACACTAATGCGATGCCCGAAGGCCTTTTTTTGCATGGGGTAATAAtggtttttaattttcccCAAAAGCGCTTTTTTGAGCCATCTCGGTTCTGTTCTGATTACTCTTTATTGTCAACTTCACcccagaaaataaaaaaccatAAGTGCTTTCGTCACTGAACAAAAGATTCCTTGAATGTTTAGGTCATAATATCACGACACTAGAGAGGAAGAATACAGAGAATTAGATCGAAATTGTCAGTTTTTGTGATTCTCTAACAGTAGTATGCCTCAAACTATGACCTAGTGCAAATTTTTTGAGGATAACATAACTTAAGGCTATTTCAGCTGTTGAATTAATTAACCTCGTACTTAAATCGAATGTTGGTGGTGTATACACATACGTTCGTACATTAGCTTAAAATTCAGGCTAAACTGCAACAGAGAATTCATGTGCATTGTTTACGTTGTGACGTCTGTGAAATATAATAGTGAAGTTGATTACCATTGCCCCTCCATATTTTGCTGTTACCAACTTTTCCCTTCTTCTTGCTTTCTGAAAAAACACTCCAAATGTATGTTTTTCGCGACATTTAAACAGTCGGacgaattaattaaaatgaacaatgaaacaaaaacactcTCTTGGTGTGCGATTGATTGTTCATTGAATGACGTCGGTACCACACATGCAACGAACTATATTAATATTCATATGTTACATCATTAATTCGACTCTTCCAAATCGTTTATTTAAGCAATTACTTAATAGATTCCCTCAGTCGTTCGCAATAAGCGCCATCGATAAGtcatgatgaaattttttaaattttccttgtgGTTCGTCATTTTCATTGAGTGTGCGATATGTATTTATGGTATGAGATCAATAATTTTATGCTGTTctttttgttagaaaaaatCTGATTTGCGTTTTACAATCGAAATAGCTGGCATTGCTCAAACGAAGGCTGGATGTGACCTTAAAATACCTGTTGATGTTCCGAGAAATGAGCCCGTATATTTGGTCCAACACCAACATAACAacttttcgctttttaaaCCGATTGGCGAAACGAATACGTTTTCATCGAGTGGAAATCTCTTTGCATTTTGTCCtggaaagaaaaattccattcagaTTGAGCAGCATCCAATCGACAgtaatttaactgaaattacTTGTGGCAATGCTAATTTCCTGGTAAACGAATTCGGTGACGTtggtaatttgaataaaatcaattgtACTAAGGGCGTGCAAGCAGACATCAGTATAAAAAAGAAGCAAACATGTTCATCAACGGGATATATTATCGACGTTGGTTTCAAATTGACaaacaaagtgtttttgcCAACGTTTACAATATGTTTCGATAATACCAATTGGACGCCGATTTGGAGTAAACATGTCATCAATGGAAAATCTATAAAATGTAACTGTCTCCGACTGGTTTTACAATAATTGAATGATTGCAAAACGGTTATGTGATTTATGTTTCAGTTAACGTTAAAGAGAATGGTCGCCGTGAATTCAAAGCAACCGGTCTTCCGACAAATGCTCGTCCATCTGATGCATACAAAAAGGCGACACAAATCCCTCATTTTACAGAATTACTTGGCACAGCACAGACGGAAACATATTTCAGTTCCAGTTCATTTTTGGCACGAGGTCATCTCACTCCCGACGCTGATTTTGTGTTTCCGAGTGCTCAGTGGAGTACCTATTTCTATTTGAACACTTGTCCACAATTTCAAACTGTGAATGCAGGCAACTGGCTGGGAGTTGAATATTTAGCTAGAAAGTTGGCACAACATTATGAtgttgaaatggaaatttttaccGGTGGTTACGATAATTTGAAACTACAAAACGCAGCTGGTGGTTTGAAGAGCATGTATTTGACCGGCGATGAAAAGTACAAGGTACCGAAGTGGCTgtggaaaattatcaaaaacaaaTCTACCAATTCGGCAATTGTAATGATTACATTAAATGATCCGTTCGCAAAGGAAGATGAAATCGAGGAATTCTGTACGAACGTTTGTGACAAAGCCTATGTAAATTCCAAGCATTTCAAGACGATACGGAAAGGTTACACTTTCTGCTGCGATCTACTTGATTTCAGACGAGTTGTGACTAATCTACCACCAGAAGCTACAGCCGGTAATTTACTAAGCTGCTCCAATGTTATATTGGACGACTAAATTGGGAGTAACAGTTGCGATGATGTTGGCAACGTTTGTGACTAAACATAATAGGATCtatgttttaaaaataaagcACATCAATCGTAGCACAGAggtcttttgatttttatatattgGACGCATCGGTATTCTAAAGTACTGTTTGGAACAGGTCAGAACTACCGAAATCTGACTCAAAAATACCTAAAACTGATGTGATCCTTTTTCCCCTGAAACCAGAGCCCGaatctgaaaatttatatgaaaattacgGATTACATGAAACCTGACCGTCATATCAACCAGAGGTCATCGTTTTATTTAGAACGAAAAATGACGATAATGATTATAGTGTTAAAATCCTTGCAAGCGCCCAGATAAGAAAACGGTGGATGACTGTCAACgtttacaaataattattacTAGGCAACACAGCCACAAATGGTGGATAGGTGCCTTGACGTAATATCCAACGCACTATGCCACCATTTGTTGACAtccaaaaagtttcaaattgttacCAAGCGAATCCTCGCGTACTTAAAGCTATTTTCATCTTATAAAGATGAGAAGCTACATGTTGTTGACTGTGTTCTTGTAATACATACAGACAGGTAGTAAATGCATTCGTCACCTGACAGCTGGTGTTCTTTCACTCTTGTTAGGCTTGTAACcgtcacacacacacacatatatgcAGGATTAcaaaataatagttatttacggatctgttgtggacggtagattttaTGCAATTTCTCGAGTTGGAGGCCGAACGAAGAGATCAATGGACCAGAGCAGATACATTTACAACTGTTCACGCCGAGGatctaaattacgagaaaaattctgaaatttgtgCCGAAgtatgagtggtactctaaatagagtactgaaacgggatagtgtatgaaataaattttgaactgtcacttgaggcacttttgcttgaaggcATACAAAAGCAGCTATTGTAAGATGTGCATTATTCACTTCTAGAGTCCCAGTAtatatagatcatcttcaaggacGTTTGAAATGGCTACGGGTATGCTCATTCGATTaataaaacatcaattttcaaaaagtcaATATCAtccgaatgttttatcgataatcgataaagatcgactgataattcgatatttttcgattatcgataaaacgtTAGATTGATATTGTATCGatcatttggaaattttatcatcgattgatgATGTTTTTCAAGTGAACCTCATACAAGAACAAGATCATGCGTAACACTTGACGTGAGGTTACTTGAtctatagatcattttcattatacggtacttgtCAACATAACcacacttaatttttcgtcaagtagtccttaacctcaatcaattgacgttaactgcgttcaatttactgatttttatatgaaaatcgttcgttcaattcattcgatatttttcgacatgtctgacagttgggatcgtgtctgacgtttacaaggtcatgaaaatgatctattatGATCTATCGTGATATCTAAATGGAAAAGTCCAGCAGGATACAATAATTTTGCAAAGGGACAGAGACATTTATTCAGAGTTAATTGCGGAGTATTTACGGCAAAGTTAAGGTGGTTTACTATGGCAAATGTTTACATGTGATGTAATGCGCCTTTACCTGGCCTTAACTTTAGACGTAATAATAAATGTCTTTTGGACTCAGACGAGTTGTAATAGTTTCAGTACTATTGTGTTACTGGGAgaaaatagtatgttacataccaaggatcaaaaaggtgtgttttagaccacggtggtgaaaacgtccttagtctccgctccgcttcgcgtcgctccatcccgtggtctaaaacacacctttttgatccgtggtttgtatactatttttcttcctggagtaccaaagtcacattccgaacaaaacataacaacaaaactgaacaacataccggtgcaaaagcattccatattaatgccgaaagtaatccgtatgaatgtctaaagaagtccgttccgtgtgcatgtattctcacaaatgtcgaaaaataagcaatctgtaggaatgccgaaagacatccgaatgaatgccgaaagcagtccgtatgaatgctgaaagcaatccttatgaatgcattgtcacaaaacactaaaaacattacattcgcgtacatacaacaacttgacacatttgggaaagaataaagataggatcgaaaatgacataagtgggaatgaaaattgagagaaaatagtaggggagaatgttgttctttcggtactaaatttggtgagtgaatgtgacggttttggtactacaggaagaaaaaatgttttctcaccTAGAGGAAAGCTTATTTTCGAGAAcaaattttctagaattttcttaaaaatgtgaaaattaaaaaaaataggtttttgaaaaaaataaataataaacagTAACGACTACCCTcagttttatatttatttaaagaacTTGTAGTTTTTGCATctaaaaatgaaagcaaaataaaatgatcgattctggtttttgacaattgaatttcaattgtcaagaaccagactcgatcattttatattgcttttaccttattaatacaaatttcaaaaatggctAGAACTCTTTTTATTCGGCTGATACAGTCAAACACAGTTCTGATACAAGTGCCCTTCAAACAGTGTCACTTGAATTGTCACATGTTGAGCTCcattttgtgaaataaatttacaacCCAAAGAGTGGATCTTTTagattttgttcgaaaatcaattgaaatggtaaatattattaaaattttccagTTGTTTGTCATCCCTACAAAGTGAcattgtttttttctgttacaaGGGATCAAGGAAGAGAAAAGCAGCAGTAGAAGTTACAAATAATGTTTTGGGACCTGAACAATATGAAgttgaaaaagttttgaaaaaaaggaCACGCAAAGGAAAGGTAATCTAAAATTAAGATCAACCGAATCACCGCTGTGCATTTACTGATCCATCAACTTTAAGACTGAGTACTTGATCAAGTGGCTTGGCTATCCATCGTCTAGTAATTCTTGGGAGCCAAGCGAAAATCTAGACGCGGCTCTGCTCGCATCAATTGAGGAGGAGGCAGAAAAGAGTGACGAGTATCGATACAAATTCGAAGAAGGCTTTAGCGTCTTGAAAATTTTGggtaaacattttgaattgtAACATCCACCGTATCACTGCCTAAGAGTTATACTTACTTACAAGCCGCCAAGATGGAAAACGACGAAATGATGTTTCTGTTCCAATACAGAAATACCAATGAAGGAGAATTCGTTCCAGCCAAAATAGCCAATGTTAAATTCCCTCAACTCGTTATCGAATACTATGAAGGAATCACTTTGTGGACGG
The sequence above is drawn from the Bradysia coprophila strain Holo2 chromosome IV unlocalized genomic scaffold, BU_Bcop_v1 contig_144, whole genome shotgun sequence genome and encodes:
- the LOC119071387 gene encoding uncharacterized protein LOC119071387, with the protein product MMKFFKFSLWFVIFIECAICIYAGIAQTKAGCDLKIPVDVPRNEPVYLVQHQHNNFSLFKPIGETNTFSSSGNLFAFCPGKKNSIQIEQHPIDSNLTEITCGNANFLVNEFGDVGNLNKINCTKGVQADISIKKKQTCSSTGYIIDVGFKLTNKVFLPTFTICFDNTNWTPIWSKHVINGKSIKFNVKENGRREFKATGLPTNARPSDAYKKATQIPHFTELLGTAQTETYFSSSSFLARGHLTPDADFVFPSAQWSTYFYLNTCPQFQTVNAGNWLGVEYLARKLAQHYDVEMEIFTGGYDNLKLQNAAGGLKSMYLTGDEKYKVPKWLWKIIKNKSTNSAIVMITLNDPFAKEDEIEEFCTNVCDKAYVNSKHFKTIRKGYTFCCDLLDFRRVVTNLPPEATAGNLLSCSNVILDD
- the LOC119071388 gene encoding heterochromatin protein 1-like; this translates as MGSRKRKAAVEVTNNVLGPEQYEVEKVLKKRTRKGKTEYLIKWLGYPSSSNSWEPSENLDAALLASIEEEAEKSDEYRYKFEEGFSVLKILAAKMENDEMMFLFQYRNTNEGEFVPAKIANVKFPQLVIEYYEGITLWTD